Within Candidatus Francisella endociliophora, the genomic segment ATAGAGATGATAATGTTTATTTATATAACCTAAACAACAAAAATATATCTAAAGTCAATAATGAGAAAGTAAATCATTTTAGCCCTAACTTTATTGATGGAACAGATAACTTTATTTATCAAGATATTAATAATAAAGTTTATGTAGTAAATGCTGATACTAAAAAAGTTATTAAAAGCTTTGCGGTACCGCAAATTAAACCTAAAGGCTTTGAACATCAACAAAATATATATTTTCAAGCTCTAAATAAAGATATGAATATATATGTTTATGTAACTCAATTAGGTATAAATATAGCTAAAGTAGCTGATGGTAAGCTTGAAGATATTTACTCATATAATAAAAAATTTATGGGTACTAGATTTGTACCAAAGATTTATGATAATAAAGTCATAGCCACAACTGATTTAGGAGATCTTTTAATATTTGATTTAGATAAAGTATTTAAAGATGATAAATATGAGCCAATAAAAATACGTAGAAACTATGGATCTACCATGAATACTATCTCGCCTGATGGGAAGTATATATACACGGCAGATAATAGTCGCACTGGAGGTGCTTATAATTTACAAAAAAATAAATCAAAAAGCGATGATTCTGGAATATATTATACCGCTCATATCCCTAATGTAACTTATTTGGAAGGAGATCCTAATCAATCTGATATCATGGGAGACCTTGCGAATTTTAAATTTATTGATAACGATAAAATAATCGCTACTTTTAAAGGTAAAAATCAACCATATTTATGGGCTTTTTTCTATACACCTAGTGAATTTGACTGGAGCGGCAAAGGTAAGTATAAAAGACCTATGTTTTATTCAGATAAATATGCCCCACTAACCAAAGACCCTCTTAAATTTGTTACAGGTGACTATAGAAATAATACAGATCCATACCCTGTAAACTATGGTTACAACACAGTTTTTGATACTTCTATAAAAAGTCATACATTAGTAATAGGTAGAGCAAATGATAGAGGTATTATGGTTTATAACTATAACCCTAGTGATGAAAGCTTAAAACTTGATTGGGTAGCAGAGCCTCCTAAACAAGAGAGTAAGGGATGGTTTTGGTAGGATGTAATTCCCCTCTTGAGAGGGGTGCGATTTGTCGCGGGGTGTGTTTGAAATAGTAAAAATCAATGTTTCTAGTAAGCCTTTAGAAGACCACACCTCCCCTTGCAAAGCAAGGTACTCCTCTCAAGAGGAGAATCTACCAATACAAAGTTGATGGATAAAAAAATCATTCTACGGGTTGACCATAGAATCTAACATATAAAAGATTAAAATATGAAAATAAAAATTATAAATAATCAAAATGCAACTAAGACTGAAAAGGGAAACTTACTAGAACAACTTATGAAAAAGGTTCTAGAAGCACAAGATTATAATGTAATAGAAAACCTCAGAAGTACTGGTGTTGAACTTGATTTATATTGCAGCCATAATACAGATATAAATAAAAAAATATACGTTGAATGTAAAGCATACGATGAAAGTAAAAAAATTCAATGCGACATATTATGGAAACTTAAAGGAGTAGTATCTCATAAAGAATATAAAGAAGGGTGGCTTATTTCAACATCTGAATTAGGAAAAGAGGCTAAGGGTCTTAGAGAAGAATTCAACCAAAATAAAAATAACAATATTATTATATATGATATTAATGATTTAATAAGAAACCTTGTTAAATTAAAGGTAATTAGTGCTTATATTCCATTGCAAAAAATAAATAATAATGTTTTTGATTCTGATTCATACTTTTTATTAATAACTGAATATGGTTTTTTTTGGGTTGTAGAAATTAAAGAAAGTGGAAGTATTTATGACATATTAATTTTGAGTGCTCAAGATAATAGTTTTATTGATGATCGATCCCTCATAAACAAGCTTTTTAAGCTAGATTGGGGAAATTTAAAATACAATTTCAAAAAACAAATCGAACTAATTGAAAGTTTAGAGGTTGAGCCAAAATTTAAAACTGAACAAAACTCTAAGAAAAATAATAAATTCTTAACGTATTCACTCTGCGATGAATATTTAAAAAGCATAGATGATACGGGTTTCTTAATCATTCACCATAATAAAGAAGTAACATTGAAAGATATCTTTATATATCCAGACTTACAGTATATTGAGAACGATAAAAAATCTAAAATCAACTCATTTGATCTTATCAAAAAATATGATTTTTGTATGATTTTTGGAGATGATCTATCAGGTAAAACATCCTTAGCAAGAATGTTTCAGAAAAAGTTATCTGATACTAAAACAACTATATATTTAGACGCTAAGAGAATCACAACCAATAAAAAAACCTCCAATCAGAACCTTTTTAAAAAAGCTTTTAAAGAGCAATATGGTAAAGATAAAGTTATATCTGAAACTTTAAATACTAACATTTTAATAATAGATAATTTTGACGAGATTTCTATAAAGAAAAAGGAATATTTAATAAAATTTTTACATTCCTTATCAAGTTATGAATTAGAAAAAATTATTATTTTTTCTAATGAGTCTAAAGAGCTAGAAATTTTAAATGATCCAGAAATAAAATCAGCACTTAAAATGTTTCATTTTTTTAAAATTAAACAGCTTGGACATATTCTTAGAGACAAGGTTATTAGTAAGTGGATAAATTTTGGAGCAGAAGAAACGATAGGAGATAATGATTTTTTTGAAAAGAAGGATTATATAATTAATTCTTTAAATACTAGTATTAAGATAAGCTCAATTCCTACATACCCACTATATATTATTACTCTGTTATCTAGACTTGACACCAAACAAAAGCAAAATACAATAGCTGGAAGCAGTGCATATGCAGACTTTTTCCAGTATCTTATCATTCAATCACTAAACAATACATATAAGATAAAACCTAATGAACTTGACTTTTATAATACTTATTTATCGCATTTAGCTTACTTCTTCTTTTCTAAAAAAGAAAAATTTCTTGATAGTACAACTATCGAAAATTTTCATACTGAATATTCTAAAAATTATCATAAAGAAAGTTTTGATAAGTTATATAATAATCTTTTATTTTCAAAAATAATTAAATTAAACTGTGGAGAGTATAGCTTCAGTAAAACATATATATACAATTTTTATGTTGCAAAATACTTAGCTGATAATGTAGAAAGAAAAAATAAAAAGGACGAAGTCAAAAAACAATTAGACTCATTGATAAATAACATACATATTTCTGATAATGGGAATATTATATTATTTTTTATCCATCATTCTAAGGCAAGAGCTGAAAGTATAATAGATAAACTATTAAGTCAAGCAAAAAAATTATTTGAAGAAAATAGGCCAGCAAACCTATATCAAGAAGAGCTTAAAAATATTTATTCTGATACAATCAAAAAAGTTAAATTGGAACTTTTAGAAGATCACAAACCAAGTGAGTATAGAAATGCTATTAATTCTATAAATGATGACATTGATGAAGAAATTATAAACAATGAAATCAAAATGTCTCAAGACCATAGCAAAAGTATGAATGAATTAGATATGTTTGAGAAAACAAATTTATCCTTCAAACTAATTGAGATATTGACCCAAATAGCAAAAAGCTATTATGGATCACTTGAGAATACAGATAAAATAATGATAATAAAAGAATCTATTTTATTAGGTCTAAGAAACTTAACGTTTTTTATTGAAAGTATAGGTAACCATAAAGTATCACTAGTTAAAAAAATTGAAGAAAGTTTAAGCCAAGAGCAACTAAAAAACATAGAAGATAGCGAGATTATCCCCTCTATTATCGAAAAAATAATAAACCAATTAACTTATGATTTTATAATGATATTTTGCTTGTTTTTTACAGATAAAGTATCATCAAATATATCTTCAAAAAATCTTAATCATATTATAGATGACGTTGGTTTTGAGAGTAATTCAAAGTCATTAATCAAAATAGGAGCATTATTAAAATTTCCTAATAGTCTGAATAATAAAAATATAAAAATAATTAAATCTTTATATAGCTCTATGAAAAAAGATAACAACTTTATACCTACTGATATTCTAAGAATTATTGTTGCAGAATACCTATATAAATTTGAAACTGAATATTTAGAAAGGCAACAGATATGCAGTGCTCTCGAAATCGATGTAAAGCCAAGTAAGCTTTTACAGAATAATTCCTTAGAATAAGCTTTGAATAATACCATATTGGTACTAACAATTGAATAACAGATACAACTATAAACAATAATTTGAAATATACATTTCACAATTAGTTTGTTTATACTATCTGTATACCCTTTCATACCTTTTCAAACATCGCCAAAAAAATATCACTTAAACCAGAAAACTAGTAGAAGATCAAGGACAAGCAATATAACAAAGAAACTTTCAATACCGTTAAAACTATTCTAAATCATCTAATTATCAATATATTTGAACCTCCAATGATGATAAAAGTAATGAGTAGTTTTAGTAAGATGTAATTCCCTTCTTGAGAGGGGTGCGACTTGTCGCGGGGTGTGTTTGAAATAGTAAAAATCAATGTTTCTAGTAAGCCTTTAAAATACCACACTTCCGCTTTGCAAAGCAAGATACTCCTCTCGAGAGGAAAATTATTGATGGATAAAATGTCATTCTATGGCTCGGTCACTGAGCGGAGTCGAAGTGTGACCATAGAATCTATAAAAACTAAATAAACAATCATAAAATTTCATTCAAAAATAATTTCATAACTTAATCAAATCTTTACAAACCTACTTAAAAGGCATATTCTATTTGTGTCGGTCTTCAAAAACCGTCTAACGAGTAGTGTAAATAATATAGAAACTACATTTTTGTAGTGTAGGGATAGTTGTACCTAAAGCTTTCCTACATCTTATATTTTTTAACACTAGACAGCATAACTTGGTTAAACCTTTCGTTTAATCGGGTTGACTGTACCCATATAATACCTAGCAATAGGGAAAGGTGCAGTGCTGGAACTCGTTAGCCAGTTTTGAACAGCCCGATCCACTTTTTCAAAAAAACTACGAGGTTCATAACCATGTTATATAAACAAATCAATCTATCATCTAGCTACGCTAGTTGTCTGATAGATGATCCCAACTATGCTTTATCAATAGATACTTATATTATCCAAGAAGATAAACAAACTAGTTTGTTTATTGAGCTTGATAGTATATTTGAATATGTTGGTATCAAAGATATAAATAAAATAATTGATGAAATTAAAAAAGTTAAAACTGCCCTACTCTATACAGAAACCATCAATAACAAGACTAAAAACTTTGTCTATTATCAATACTTAAATCTAGTATTAGCACTAGTACACTTCTACCTTAGAAAAAATGGTAATGATACCAATAAACTCAAGGATGCTATTGGTGATTTGTACCAAAATATAATATTAGAATGGCATAAATATGACCCTGATTTAGTTAGTTCTCTTGGTATATTTTTTAGATAAAAATATACTAAATCATTCACAAATTCTTGATTAATTATTTATGAAGTTATATGTTAGAAGTATAACATAAACAAAATAAATACTTTCCAGCTTGTCTGGGCAATATCCAAATTCCCCTTTGAATTCTCAAGGGGTAGATTGTGTAGCAAAATGGGGGTTGTGTTTTGGAGAGGAATTATACATTGTTTAATGAAGTACCAAAAAAACTACTTAAAAATCCTATATATTGGGAATTATTTTTCTATACATCCGCTTCTCTTTTACTTATATTTTCTTATAGCCCTGATTTTTTTGAACTAAATATAGATATTCTAGGAGGGCTTTTTGGAGCGATCTTTATAATAATGGTTGCTGAAATTACTATAATTGAACTATCTTCTCATCATTATAAATACCTAAGCAAAATATTCTTACCACTTACTATTTTTTTAGTATCATGCCTATTTCTGCAAATAATATTTTTTTGGTTATCTATAGAAAAATTTAATTTAAATACTATTCATTCTTTTTGTTACGAAAATAGAAAACTTATTGTCTGCACTTTCTTTTCTTTGCGTATGTATTATTATTTATTTAATGACTTTAATAGTGCTGGAGATTACATATATAGAGAAAAAAAGAAGTTTGAAAAACTAATTAAATCACTTGATGAAATTAAAAATGCTATAGAAAAAAAGGACTAACAATTGAACCAATCAGATTATAAACAACAACTTGAAATACACATTTCACAACTAGTTTGTTTATACTATCTGTATGCCTTTTTTAAATATTTGAAATTCTTGTCTATTTGTAACTTCACGCTCAACAATCAAACAATCCGCCTGTTTGATATCAAATTTTCACAGGCTTTGGATAAGGGCATTTCTGGTAGTGCTTATATTGATGGTCAAGCCAGTGCTGGCGATGAGCTGGAGTTTAAGCTTGAGGATATCTCTTTTACAGCTATTGTTACAGCTGTTCGAGTTAGCCCTAATACTTCTGTAAATGCTACTAACCCTACTTATATTACTTTTGCTAGCCAAGAAAGCTTCTTAGCTGATGATAAATCTCTACTTAAATACCCTGATGGTAATATCAATGATGTCTTAGACAAAGTTCTTAAAGACCATGATATAACTGCAGACTTTCAAAGTGATAATGGTGTATTTCTTGATAATGTCCTACAGCATGGTAACTCTACTCTTGATAAGATTATTAGCCTATGTAATCAATATGGTATCGTCTTCTATAGAGATCTCAGAGATGACAATAAGCTTAAATTCTGTAATACATTTGGTGATAAAGATGTAATCAATGTAGATGTCCTTGATAAACAAAGGGCTACTATCGAAACTAAGCCTGTAGCATATATAACTGAAAACATTGTCGCTGATGATAATCACAACGTACTAGCACTAGGCTTTAATAGATATCAAGGGGATGGTGGCTATAAACAATTAGTTCCAGCTAAAAATGGTTTGATTCAATCGCCCTTTATTGGTACTACTTCTGATCTAACTAAGTTTTATGCTCAAAGTCTTTTTAATCATTTTGAAACTTATAAAAATATCCTTGCTCTAGATGGTGCTGGGATTCTAATTGTTGGTGATAAGATTCATGTTGATAGTAAAAAACTACCTATTGATACTAAAGATTGGTATATCGTTGAGTCTAATGTAAGTATTACAACTGATAGTGAGGGTTTTAACAAACTTGCTACTTGTCAGTACTCGGCTATTGCTGTAGCTGATGATGTCCAAAACTTAGCTACAGGTATACTAGATCAATATAAGCAAACTAAGTTTGTCAAAGAGGGTTTTGCTGTCAAAGGATATTCTGATGATACAGAAGATGCTACAACTTTAAATGATAATGGTAAATACCAATTATCTATCCCTGAGTATTACAAACAGATTGATGAAGATGAAGTTATCAATGATGTTGCTAAACTGCACTTCATCCATACTCCAGATCAAAAGCATAGCTTCCCTTTAGTACAAGAGTCCCCTACTCTAGTTATGGAGCTACAAGATCCAACTATACTAGGTACACGTAATACCGAAACTAGACCAGCACATAACAGAAAAGGTTATGAACAAGATTATAGATTAGCTGATAATAAACATAACTCGCTTAACTTTATCCATGCTGGAGCATTTAAGCATAATATCGCTAATCCTAAATCTACTAGCTCTGTTGTATTAGAATCTCAAAAGTATCGTGGTAGTAATAGATCTGCTGCATTACGATTAGGTGATGAAAGCTATCGTGATATTCATAAAGGTAAAAAACCTGGTATGTCGCTACAGTCTGAAGGTAACTTCTATGAGCTTCACCCTAACTACAAGGCTACTCTATATGGTAATAGAAATAATGTCGATGCCAAGTATCAAAGTATCTCACCTGTATATTCATTAGTTACTCAAAGGTTAAATTCTGATGATTATCCTTATCATTGGTTAGAGGGAATAAATGCTGATGAATATCATAAGCAAGTAGTTGCTGATAGTAGTAGTCTGACTACTCAAGTTAATAATAAAATAGCTACTGATGCTACTGCTACTAACCTTATCTATGATTATACTAATAAGATTACTCAAGATATCTATCTAAATACAGATCATGATTATAGTACTGATGATGAACATAAACTTGAGTACAATGAAGTTACTAAAGATATATCTGTAGAAGGTCAAATAACTGCTGAATCTCAAGCTAAAGAGATAAAGCTAACATCTAATGAAACTACAAACACCCTACACCATACGCAGAAAAACATTAATGTAGATGGTGATGTTAATTTCAATGAAGTAGAGCTAGAGCAAAATATCGCCCAAGAGATGAATTTAGTTGGTGGTGAGATTGTTATTACAGCTAATAAGCTTGTTAATAATGTCCCTGATGGTATCAAGATCACAACGCAAAAATCTATCTTTGATGCTGAGCAGATTATGTCACATGGGATGTATAATATAGTCAATGGTGATGGTAATGTCGATGAGGATGAGGAATCTAATGAAGTTATTAGAATCTATATAGTTGATAAATACTGTACAGATGAAAAAGTTGATAACGAAGATGACAAGATCCTTAATGATAAAGCTAAGATTGTTAAGTATGTTAAAGAAGATTCTGCTTTAACTGACTTGTTAGAAATAGACTATATCAAAGACGCTAAGTACTTTGAGAAAGGTAGTGATGAAGGTAAGTATATCCCTGCGGAGTTTAAGCGTGATGATAAATACTTCGAGATGAAGCTACCAAAGGATGTAGAGATTGAAGCTATTTGTCTAGAGTTAAATACTTTAAATATTTCAAATAATAAATTCCAAAGTTTGATAGTTGGGCTAAATGGTGAAAAAGTTGAAGATGTTGTAGATGACTTCAAACACCACCAAAACACAATATCACTGAAACCAGAAAACTGGCAAAAGATCAAAGACAAGCAAGATAACACAGAAACTATCAACACAGTTGAAACTACTATCAATCATTTAGTTATCAATGTCTTTGAACCTCCGATGATGATTAATCTTAGAGAGGATTATTATTTTGATTATTACAAAACTAAGATAAATTACTATGTAATAATGCAACAGCTCACCAAAATATCAGTAAATGATGACTATATTCAAAGTATTGATTTAGCTGGTTATGATAGGCTATATTCTTGGCAAAAACAGGAACTTAAAACTTGTATTGATGGATACAATAAACTTAAAGCTAAATACGCCCCTCTTGCTCAATACTATGCTGATGTTTCGTATGAAAATGAATCTCATATAGTAGATGATAATTTCTGGCAAAAGCATCTTGTAAGCTTAGCAAAAAGCCAAAACAAACTACTTAAAAGACAAAAACCAGGTACAGATATCAAGCCAAACCTTACAATAGCAATACATGGCTATAATGTTGGTGTTAAAGAAAAAGTAGGAAATAAAGAGTTAGGCTATCCTCAAGCTCTAGAATATATGGATAGTCAATATTCAGTTGCTGAAAATAAACTAATGAATGATACTGACTGGTATAACTTAGGAGCTTATTTTAAAGACAATATTCAAGAAATGCCTAACCAAAAAGCCAGTATCTTGCCTTTTGATAGTGATAAACAATC encodes:
- a CDS encoding alpha/beta hydrolase, with the translated sequence MNQSDYKQQLEIHISQLVCLYYLYAFFKYLKFLSICNFTLNNQTIRLFDIKFSQALDKGISGSAYIDGQASAGDELEFKLEDISFTAIVTAVRVSPNTSVNATNPTYITFASQESFLADDKSLLKYPDGNINDVLDKVLKDHDITADFQSDNGVFLDNVLQHGNSTLDKIISLCNQYGIVFYRDLRDDNKLKFCNTFGDKDVINVDVLDKQRATIETKPVAYITENIVADDNHNVLALGFNRYQGDGGYKQLVPAKNGLIQSPFIGTTSDLTKFYAQSLFNHFETYKNILALDGAGILIVGDKIHVDSKKLPIDTKDWYIVESNVSITTDSEGFNKLATCQYSAIAVADDVQNLATGILDQYKQTKFVKEGFAVKGYSDDTEDATTLNDNGKYQLSIPEYYKQIDEDEVINDVAKLHFIHTPDQKHSFPLVQESPTLVMELQDPTILGTRNTETRPAHNRKGYEQDYRLADNKHNSLNFIHAGAFKHNIANPKSTSSVVLESQKYRGSNRSAALRLGDESYRDIHKGKKPGMSLQSEGNFYELHPNYKATLYGNRNNVDAKYQSISPVYSLVTQRLNSDDYPYHWLEGINADEYHKQVVADSSSLTTQVNNKIATDATATNLIYDYTNKITQDIYLNTDHDYSTDDEHKLEYNEVTKDISVEGQITAESQAKEIKLTSNETTNTLHHTQKNINVDGDVNFNEVELEQNIAQEMNLVGGEIVITANKLVNNVPDGIKITTQKSIFDAEQIMSHGMYNIVNGDGNVDEDEESNEVIRIYIVDKYCTDEKVDNEDDKILNDKAKIVKYVKEDSALTDLLEIDYIKDAKYFEKGSDEGKYIPAEFKRDDKYFEMKLPKDVEIEAICLELNTLNISNNKFQSLIVGLNGEKVEDVVDDFKHHQNTISLKPENWQKIKDKQDNTETINTVETTINHLVINVFEPPMMINLREDYYFDYYKTKINYYVIMQQLTKISVNDDYIQSIDLAGYDRLYSWQKQELKTCIDGYNKLKAKYAPLAQYYADVSYENESHIVDDNFWQKHLVSLAKSQNKLLKRQKPGTDIKPNLTIAIHGYNVGVKEKVGNKELGYPQALEYMDSQYSVAENKLMNDTDWYNLGAYFKDNIQEMPNQKASILPFDSDKQSLEYNTDYENTAGGACKWNLHLEYSLNKAAGWDEKSLEDYNRIVQVAWQGDPKAPYDYSAAIAMSEFAGEKLAEVIDYLKQNGVKVNIMAHSLGNAVIMNTLKNVSQPVDQALCWEPAIANDSLSNSNRDEAVQTIANTYIKYKPDGTIELADTTQQYNVSYNYAKAADNAKKFTIAYSNLDEMLGPIPNIPSLFKKDEIANMSYSEAVNRILTHVIVSIGSYYFNTGRIGTSFADTTYKLIPNILAGNVNYDKYPEAKAIHQKIDDKAAGVLFGTIGAISYALDSFVAQTTTTNTTGGFESIYQIANKFIYPASYFVQGNLDKKYQAFYNKWLKVYPDNAPKLAINDLDSYDVNTYQNLSLRHKLAENYKQVNSSTDKDTLYDIASDVIDRLYDWTHGGNLNLPQQVWDGLEESLSNIFNQNPITTVWDTGMSFVGPAINLPGNATKSLASWLAGSSMRSGIKNIKDNKEELLAVVFTVLMQPNSKVAPAMGYSGVDDDTLERLGVQGGKLLQTPQEINTLELPESTRNNYPCYYMDGEDRVTTTYDKLTNVQKQTAKSMLCVDHSAMLFPTDDFMNYIYKGQLFGDPDLGLGFFGDYDMDKARANNKQYNQG
- a CDS encoding restriction endonuclease produces the protein MKIKIINNQNATKTEKGNLLEQLMKKVLEAQDYNVIENLRSTGVELDLYCSHNTDINKKIYVECKAYDESKKIQCDILWKLKGVVSHKEYKEGWLISTSELGKEAKGLREEFNQNKNNNIIIYDINDLIRNLVKLKVISAYIPLQKINNNVFDSDSYFLLITEYGFFWVVEIKESGSIYDILILSAQDNSFIDDRSLINKLFKLDWGNLKYNFKKQIELIESLEVEPKFKTEQNSKKNNKFLTYSLCDEYLKSIDDTGFLIIHHNKEVTLKDIFIYPDLQYIENDKKSKINSFDLIKKYDFCMIFGDDLSGKTSLARMFQKKLSDTKTTIYLDAKRITTNKKTSNQNLFKKAFKEQYGKDKVISETLNTNILIIDNFDEISIKKKEYLIKFLHSLSSYELEKIIIFSNESKELEILNDPEIKSALKMFHFFKIKQLGHILRDKVISKWINFGAEETIGDNDFFEKKDYIINSLNTSIKISSIPTYPLYIITLLSRLDTKQKQNTIAGSSAYADFFQYLIIQSLNNTYKIKPNELDFYNTYLSHLAYFFFSKKEKFLDSTTIENFHTEYSKNYHKESFDKLYNNLLFSKIIKLNCGEYSFSKTYIYNFYVAKYLADNVERKNKKDEVKKQLDSLINNIHISDNGNIILFFIHHSKARAESIIDKLLSQAKKLFEENRPANLYQEELKNIYSDTIKKVKLELLEDHKPSEYRNAINSINDDIDEEIINNEIKMSQDHSKSMNELDMFEKTNLSFKLIEILTQIAKSYYGSLENTDKIMIIKESILLGLRNLTFFIESIGNHKVSLVKKIEESLSQEQLKNIEDSEIIPSIIEKIINQLTYDFIMIFCLFFTDKVSSNISSKNLNHIIDDVGFESNSKSLIKIGALLKFPNSLNNKNIKIIKSLYSSMKKDNNFIPTDILRIIVAEYLYKFETEYLERQQICSALEIDVKPSKLLQNNSLE